The DNA segment GACGAACGCGGTTTCCCTCGACAGTAGCCGTCCGCCATCGAGCCAGACGCGCTCGCCCAGTACGACCTTGGTCGCCCAGGCGTCATCGTCATCGGGCGGTGAAGCGAGGAGCGGGTTCAGCGCGACGGCGAGCAGCGTTCCCGCGAAGAGTCGGCGGTCGCGCCGGTAGATCGCCAGAACGAACGTCGGGAACGCGACGACCATCGCCCAGACGCTCCACGGGTCGGCGTGGCGCGACCAAAAGTAGCGCGCGGCGAGTCCGTCGCCGAAGGGAGTGTCGTCCACGTCCGGGACGACGGCGGACGACCGGATAAACCTCGCCCGGCGGCCGCCGTCCGGACGACGGTCGGCGCCTCGCCCCGACTCTCCGCGTCCGACAACTATTGGTGGCGAGTCCGGCAAGTACGAGTATGCCGACCGACCTCACCTGTCTCGCGTGCGACCGCACCTACGCCGCCGGGCCGGACGAGCCCTGGCGCTGCGAGTGCGGCCACGCGCTCGAATTCGCCGACCGACCGCTCCCCGACGCCCCCGCGCCCGACTTCGCCGACCTCGACACCCGAGCGGGCCTGTGGGCGTTCTCGGAGTTCCTCCCCGTCTCGCCGGCGGTCACGCTCGGGGAGGGGTTCACGCCCCTGCAGGAACCGGATTCGTCGGTCTGGGGCGAGAACGTTCAGTTCAAACTGGAGTACGTCTTTCCCTCGGGGAGCTTCAAGGACCGCGGCGCGACCGTCATGCTCTCGCGGGCCGCCGAGTTGGGCGTCGAGAACGTCGTCGAGGACTCGTCGGGCAACGCGGGCGCGGCCGTCGCCCAGTACGCCGCCCGCGCCGGCATCGACGCCGACATCTTCGTGCCGGCCGACGCCAAGCCCTCGAAACTCGCGGCCATCGAACGCGTCGGCGCGACGCCCGTGAAGGTCGAGGGCACGCGTCAGGACGTGACCGACGCCTGCGTCGAGCGTGTGGAGGACGGCGACGCCTGGTACGCCAGCCACGCCTGGAACCCCGCGTTCTTCGCGGGCACGGCCACCTTCGCCTACGAGGTGGCGGCCCAGCGCGACTGGGAGGTGCCCGACGCCGTGGTCGCGCCGCTCGGCCACGGCACGCTCTTCCTGGGCGCCTACCGCGGGTTCCGTGCGCTGAAGGAGGCGGGGTGGACCGACCGGATGCCGAAACTGCTCGGGGTCCAGGCCACCGGGTACGCGCCCGTCGTCGAGGAGTTGCACGGGAGCGAGGCCGATGCCACCGACGAAGCCAACGACGTGGCCGACGGCATCCAGATCCTCGACCCCGTGCGGAAGGACCAGATTCTCGACGCGGTCGAGGCGACCGACGGCGACGCTATCGCGCTGGGAGAAGACCCCGTGGCGGACGCGCTCGACCGCCTGCACCGGGGCGGCTTCTACGTCGAACCGACCTCGGCGGTCGCGCCCGCCGCGCTCGCGGCGTTCCGCGAGCGCGGCGCCCTGGGCGCCGAAGACGACGTGGTGGTGCCGCTGACCGGGAGTGGTCTGAAGGGATGACCGCCAGGACGGTGTCGGAGCGATGACCGCCTTCGCCGCCGAGTACTGCCCGCACTGCGGAACCGAACTCTCGACTCGCGACGTCGAGGGCCGAGAGCGACGCTACTGCGAGTCGTGCGAGCGCGTCGTCTGGCGCAACCCCGTTCCCACGGCGGGCGTCGCGGTCGTCTCCGACGACGGCGTGTTGCTGACCCGGCGGGCCATCGAACCCGGCGTCGGGAAGTGGTCGGTCCCCGGCGGCCACCTGGAGTTCGACGAGACGCCCGCGGCGGCCGCCGCCCGGGAGCTCCGCGAGGAAATCGGGGTCCGCGTCGACCCCGCCGACCTCGAACTGCTCGACGTGTTCGCCGCCGACTCAATTCCCGGAAAGCGCATCGTGACCATCGGCTACGCGGTCCGGCGCGAGGAGACGTCGGGCGACCCCGAGGCACGCTCCGAGGTCGCCGACGTCGGCTGGTTCACCCCCGCGTCGCTCGCCGAGCGCGACGTCGAACTCCTCGCGCCCCACGGCGAGCGATTCGAGCGGGCGTGGGAGCGACTGGGCTGAGCGCTCGCTGGGTCCGGAGCGGGCGCCGCGTCCGCGACTCGGCCGACCGCGGTCGGCCGAGTCGCTGGGCCTGCGACCGTGTCTGTGGTTTTAAGTCGGTCGCCTGCCGACTCACACCGAGCGCATGACCGTACCGACCGCCGCGAGCGAGTGTGACTCTCCTCGCGGCCGTTCTCGTCACCGGAGCAAATGACCGAGGACAGCGACGTCCGGGAGATCGCCGCTCTCCTCGAAGACGAGTACGCCCATGCGATCCTCGTACACACGAGCCAGCGAGCCATGTCGGCACCCGAACTGAGCGAGGCGTGCGACGCGTCGGTTTCGACCGTCTACCGGCGGGTCGAACGCCTCCGCGAGCACGACTTGCTGGCCGAACATCTCCAACTCGACCGGGACGGCCACCACTACAAGACCTACACTGCCCGACTCGAACGAATCACCATCGAACTCGAAGACGGCGCCTTCGAGATGGAGATCACGTACCGCCGCGAGAACGCCGCAGACAGATTCACCGACCTGTTCGAGGGGTTCCGATAGATGTCCGAACTCGCACCACTCCCGCTCGGCGTCGTCCCGCTCCAGACCGCGACGGGCGGGTCGGCACTCGTCGTCGCCCTCGCGCTCGTCGGGTTACTGCTCACGGCGGTCCTCGCGCTCGCGGTCGCCTACCGGATGGTTCGCGGCTACCGCCGGCACCGGGACCGCGCGCGCCTCGCGATGGCCGTCGGCGTGATACTGCTGACGGCCGGACCGATACTGGTCCAACTCGTCCTGACGAACTTCACCGACGCCTCGACGGCGGCCCGGTCGGCGGTCGCGAACGCGAGCAAACTCCTCGGCCTCTGTGCGATGCTGTACGCGATATACGGCGTGACGGGGCGGCGCGAAACCGCGACCGTGAGGGTCGAGCGCGATATCGGTGGCGACGTCGATACCGACGACTCCGAGGAGGTGGGAGAGTGACGCCGGTCGCGCTCCAGTCGGTCGGCACGGCCGGCGACTCGGCCGGCCTGGTCTTCGCGTTCGCCGCGGTGACGGCCGTCGCCGGCGCGTTCGTCGCGTTCCTGGCGTACCGCGGCTACCGGCGCAACGACAGTCGGCCCATGCTCTACCTCGCGGTCGGTATCGCCCTGCTCACGACCGTTCCGGTCGGACTGAACCACGCGCTGTCGGCCCTGACCGGCGCGACTGACGCCGCGATTCTGCTGGCGATTACGGTCGCGCACCTCGCGGGCGTCGCGTCGATACTGTACGCGCTGACCCGGGCGTAGCCGTCGGCCGTCGTGGCGGGAAATGCTCCTACTCACCAGGGGGTCGTCCAGTACCGCGGCGCGGTCAGCATGACCCGGGCGTACCGACTCCACGCCCACGCGACGACGTTCATCGTCTGGAGCGCGATTACGAGCAACGCGGCACCGAGGACGGCGACCGCCAGCGCACCGGGAAGCGTTTGAATCTGCCACGACCCGACCTCGACCGTCGTGGTGAGTCCGACGAGGAGGTTGTCCCAGCCGAACAGGAGGTCGAGCGTGAACTCCCGGGACGGAACCGGTCCGAGCGCGTGGGCGGTCACCGGGGCGCTCCGGTAGTACAGCGGCGCGAGCAGGAAACTCGCCGCGGTCCCGACGAGCGACGCCAGCGCCGACAACACGACGTTCATGAAGACGAACACGCTCAGCAGGTAGACGGCGGCGCCCCAGGTCCGGCGGTCGGTGACGAACCGCACGGTCCGGTTCAGAACGCCGCCGTCGGTCACCGGGGCGGGTTCGGGGACGTCGACGCCGAGCAGTCGCCTGAGGAGCGCACGCTCGAATCGGGTCAACTGGACGCACACCGCGAGCGTCACGAGTAGCACCAGCGCGCCGACGCCGACCGCCAGCAGCGGGACGCCGGCCGAGAAACCGACCGACAGAAACACGAAGTAGCCGACGCCGAGCGGAAACCGCGTCAGGAGATAGAGGAGGTTGCGATACGTCTGGCGGCGCATCGGCGCGCGGAGCGTCCGACTCACCAGGTGGCCGGCGTCGCGGGTCGGGGACGACGTTTCCGTGGACATCGTTCGATTCACCGGGAATTTCGCGCACCGGAAACCGCGAACTCGCGGTTTCCGGTGCGCGACGTTACTCGCCCTTGAAGCCACGTCGGCTTAATCGCCGCGGTCGTCGCAGCGGGACTTCTTCCGCGAAACCGCCGCCGCGGGAATTTAAACCTTTCGCGCACTCGCCCGCTCGGCGACCGTGCTTCCCGTCTTATCGAACTACCACTCCCAGGTGACGATGGAGAAGATCAAATCGTGAACTCGGAACGCACGGACGACGAACGCGGATTCGACTCGGAACTGACCGGCGGTTCGACCCCCGACAGACGGACGGTCCTCCGCTCGCTTGGTAGTCTCGCGGCGGCGGGCCTGCTCGC comes from the Halorussus vallis genome and includes:
- a CDS encoding NUDIX hydrolase, coding for MTAFAAEYCPHCGTELSTRDVEGRERRYCESCERVVWRNPVPTAGVAVVSDDGVLLTRRAIEPGVGKWSVPGGHLEFDETPAAAAARELREEIGVRVDPADLELLDVFAADSIPGKRIVTIGYAVRREETSGDPEARSEVADVGWFTPASLAERDVELLAPHGERFERAWERLG
- a CDS encoding DUF7521 family protein, translated to MTPVALQSVGTAGDSAGLVFAFAAVTAVAGAFVAFLAYRGYRRNDSRPMLYLAVGIALLTTVPVGLNHALSALTGATDAAILLAITVAHLAGVASILYALTRA
- a CDS encoding DUF7521 family protein; amino-acid sequence: MSELAPLPLGVVPLQTATGGSALVVALALVGLLLTAVLALAVAYRMVRGYRRHRDRARLAMAVGVILLTAGPILVQLVLTNFTDASTAARSAVANASKLLGLCAMLYAIYGVTGRRETATVRVERDIGGDVDTDDSEEVGE
- a CDS encoding DUF6653 family protein codes for the protein MDDTPFGDGLAARYFWSRHADPWSVWAMVVAFPTFVLAIYRRDRRLFAGTLLAVALNPLLASPPDDDDAWATKVVLGERVWLDGGRLLSRETAFVACCAPVYLYTLRAAVERRPVGTACGTVVSMVLMLAFFRRMARLYEERADGRRSGERSS
- a CDS encoding helix-turn-helix domain-containing protein, whose protein sequence is MTEDSDVREIAALLEDEYAHAILVHTSQRAMSAPELSEACDASVSTVYRRVERLREHDLLAEHLQLDRDGHHYKTYTARLERITIELEDGAFEMEITYRRENAADRFTDLFEGFR
- a CDS encoding pyridoxal-phosphate dependent enzyme, encoding MPTDLTCLACDRTYAAGPDEPWRCECGHALEFADRPLPDAPAPDFADLDTRAGLWAFSEFLPVSPAVTLGEGFTPLQEPDSSVWGENVQFKLEYVFPSGSFKDRGATVMLSRAAELGVENVVEDSSGNAGAAVAQYAARAGIDADIFVPADAKPSKLAAIERVGATPVKVEGTRQDVTDACVERVEDGDAWYASHAWNPAFFAGTATFAYEVAAQRDWEVPDAVVAPLGHGTLFLGAYRGFRALKEAGWTDRMPKLLGVQATGYAPVVEELHGSEADATDEANDVADGIQILDPVRKDQILDAVEATDGDAIALGEDPVADALDRLHRGGFYVEPTSAVAPAALAAFRERGALGAEDDVVVPLTGSGLKG
- a CDS encoding sensor domain-containing protein, with translation MSTETSSPTRDAGHLVSRTLRAPMRRQTYRNLLYLLTRFPLGVGYFVFLSVGFSAGVPLLAVGVGALVLLVTLAVCVQLTRFERALLRRLLGVDVPEPAPVTDGGVLNRTVRFVTDRRTWGAAVYLLSVFVFMNVVLSALASLVGTAASFLLAPLYYRSAPVTAHALGPVPSREFTLDLLFGWDNLLVGLTTTVEVGSWQIQTLPGALAVAVLGAALLVIALQTMNVVAWAWSRYARVMLTAPRYWTTPW